The following proteins are co-located in the Vicinamibacterales bacterium genome:
- a CDS encoding carboxypeptidase regulatory-like domain-containing protein — protein sequence MGIVSLIPAVAVAQTGGFSGVVTRSGQPFPGVQVRVYNGSAQLLTSVTTDSSGAYGIGSLSPGTYYAFAYAGNVSATYVDELYPDIPCASPPRASGNYCRVDSGAPLNVTAGVVIPGIDFDLAIGGTVAGTVLIPGANTPAVQVQLHVDTGLGASESVAFGFTNNGGVGTYSIPRLPPGNYYVWTAGLTAGFGAGYVAELYNDLPCPRSTQGIPASGPGCSLANATPLSVSSGGVANADFVLSPGGAISGRLLGAGSPQPQLVATATSGATAAGTANASSVTGAYLLAGLPAGQYTVDASGVGYVPQPGTATVDVVVGAIASAPDIDLQVAAPVIRTSPQTRPVMSGQSVVLSVTAVGASPFTYQWYSGASGDTSAPVSGATSRDFTTPAIAAPAAYWVRVMNAFGQADSQAASLTVATTGTGAISGVVTSGGLPVANAVVSILSSSELGSGTPATTSASGAFSVSGLAPGTYYAYAGAQAVSGNVTPGSLVAPVPSEFPYADVLYPNIACAGGPINSGSYCRTNTGSPITVTADAVTQGVNFDLPPAGVISGVVTVSGALPQSVFGTEVALIVDSPGPAKVAAIGHFDPVGNIVLGRLPAGQYRVTAFVGGQTREVWDDVPCPSSGCLASGGTPISVGAGLTTTGIDFDLGPAAPSIVLQPRSQIIDAGQSATLSVQVSGQPQFAYQWYLGPSGDTSSPIPGATSSTYDTGPVTANTAYWVRVSNGVGTVDSAAATVAVNPGAYGGLVGGSGGGVTTGSGTIGPGAHKRGGQAPRGGGVSPGPSSSPTSPAAAGSSSPRPRRPGSRR from the coding sequence ATGGGCATCGTCAGCCTGATCCCTGCCGTCGCGGTCGCCCAGACGGGTGGGTTCTCAGGAGTGGTCACACGGTCCGGCCAGCCGTTTCCCGGTGTGCAGGTGCGGGTCTACAACGGCTCGGCGCAGCTGTTGACCAGTGTCACGACGGATTCCTCCGGCGCCTATGGAATTGGCAGTCTTTCGCCCGGCACCTACTACGCGTTCGCCTACGCTGGAAACGTCAGCGCAACCTATGTCGACGAGCTCTATCCCGACATTCCGTGCGCAAGCCCGCCAAGGGCGAGCGGCAACTACTGCCGCGTGGACAGCGGAGCGCCCTTGAACGTGACGGCGGGCGTCGTGATCCCGGGCATCGACTTCGATCTCGCCATCGGCGGCACCGTCGCCGGCACGGTGCTCATCCCGGGCGCCAATACCCCGGCCGTCCAGGTGCAGTTGCATGTCGACACCGGCCTCGGAGCGTCCGAGTCAGTGGCATTCGGGTTCACCAACAACGGCGGGGTTGGGACGTATTCGATCCCACGGCTGCCGCCCGGCAACTACTACGTATGGACCGCCGGTTTGACCGCGGGATTCGGGGCGGGGTACGTGGCCGAGCTGTACAACGACCTCCCGTGCCCGAGATCGACCCAGGGGATACCAGCGTCAGGTCCGGGATGCTCGCTCGCCAATGCGACGCCGCTGTCCGTGTCGTCCGGTGGTGTCGCGAACGCCGATTTCGTGCTTTCACCGGGCGGCGCCATCTCCGGACGCCTCCTCGGAGCGGGGAGTCCGCAGCCGCAATTGGTGGCGACGGCGACATCCGGAGCCACGGCTGCCGGCACCGCGAATGCGTCGAGTGTGACGGGCGCGTACCTGCTGGCTGGGCTGCCCGCAGGTCAATATACAGTCGACGCGTCGGGTGTCGGGTACGTCCCGCAGCCAGGGACGGCCACCGTCGACGTCGTGGTCGGCGCGATTGCATCGGCGCCGGATATCGACCTGCAGGTGGCCGCTCCCGTGATTCGCACGTCGCCGCAAACACGCCCGGTCATGTCCGGTCAGTCCGTCGTGCTCAGCGTGACCGCCGTTGGCGCGTCCCCATTTACGTACCAGTGGTATTCCGGCGCCTCGGGTGACACGAGCGCACCGGTCTCGGGCGCGACCTCGCGGGACTTCACGACTCCTGCGATCGCGGCGCCTGCCGCCTACTGGGTGCGCGTGATGAACGCGTTCGGCCAGGCCGACTCCCAGGCCGCGTCCCTCACGGTGGCGACGACTGGAACGGGCGCGATCAGCGGTGTCGTGACCAGCGGCGGGCTGCCGGTCGCCAACGCCGTGGTGTCCATCCTGTCCTCGTCGGAACTGGGTAGCGGGACGCCCGCGACGACAAGTGCGTCTGGCGCGTTCTCGGTGTCAGGCCTGGCGCCGGGCACCTACTACGCCTACGCCGGAGCGCAAGCCGTGTCCGGCAATGTCACCCCGGGTTCACTCGTCGCGCCAGTGCCGTCGGAGTTTCCCTACGCTGATGTGCTCTATCCCAACATCGCGTGCGCTGGCGGTCCGATCAACAGCGGCTCGTATTGCCGGACCAACACCGGCAGTCCCATTACGGTCACGGCAGATGCGGTCACCCAGGGCGTCAACTTCGACCTTCCACCTGCAGGCGTCATCTCAGGCGTAGTGACCGTGTCGGGCGCGCTTCCGCAATCGGTGTTCGGCACCGAGGTGGCCCTGATCGTCGATTCCCCGGGCCCGGCCAAGGTCGCGGCCATCGGGCACTTCGACCCGGTTGGCAATATCGTGCTCGGACGGCTGCCGGCGGGTCAGTACCGGGTCACGGCATTCGTCGGCGGCCAGACCAGGGAGGTGTGGGACGACGTGCCGTGTCCGTCGTCGGGGTGCCTGGCGTCCGGCGGCACGCCGATCAGCGTCGGAGCCGGGCTGACGACCACTGGCATCGACTTCGACCTCGGGCCGGCAGCGCCGTCGATCGTGCTGCAGCCCCGCAGCCAGATCATCGACGCCGGGCAGTCGGCCACGTTGAGCGTGCAGGTGTCCGGGCAGCCGCAATTCGCCTACCAGTGGTACCTGGGGCCGAGCGGCGACACGTCGAGCCCCATTCCCGGGGCGACGTCGTCCACCTACGACACGGGGCCCGTGACCGCGAATACGGCGTACTGGGTGCGGGTCTCGAACGGCGTGGGCACGGTGGACTCCGCGGCGGCGACCGTCGCCGTGAACCCCGGCGCGTACGGCGGGCTCGTGGGTGGCAGCGGCGGCGGCGTCACGACGGGCAGCGGCACGATCGGCCCTGGCGCTCACAAGCGCGGCGGCCAGGCGCCCCGCGGCGGTGGGGTGTCGCCGGGGCCGTCCTCGTCCCCGACGTCGCCCGCGGCGGCCGGCTCGTCCTCGCCTCGCCCGCGTCGGCCCGGCTCAAGAAGATAG
- a CDS encoding immunoglobulin domain-containing protein, with protein MASESFQPLRRLAALFVAMFAIPSMALAQTGGISGVVTGAGNPLAGVVVNIYDASQDFVKSSQPTNATGNYDVLGLADGPYYAYATGAGGFVSTLYPDIPCVGGPNHGSSYCGLSTGGQIVVAGGSVSGGIDFALQLGGSIAGSVAVDGAPYAGATVELHLDLGQSASWIAKTTVTSAGGAYQIGGLPVGDYYVWAGNTTGGGAGGYVPELFSEIPCRKPSLSSIPRTGGCSLATATVVSVTAGGIAPADFDLEPGSAIRGTAWVDGLPATGVFVDTTINPFGLGAAGASPITGRYLFSGASAGQTTLYAAGNGYTAQPGAPVDIAAGGQVIDGPVFNLAPSPRFRIIRQPLTQSVTSGGSVSLSALADGVPPLSFQWYAGASGDTSSPIGGATSREYVTPAVTTPTSYWVRVTSNAGSLDSATANVTIAPAGTGSFSGRITSSNQPIEGTYVNVYSSSEQFVKASVPTSASGAFSVAGLSPGNYYAFVSPFPMAVSGNVSGWTLAMSPAYPWTDVLYPSTPCASEPKNSGTYCRINTGTPITVSADAETSGIDVNIPMGGVIAGAITVQGEIPNPTAGTQVSVILDSVAVPFVVANGHVDPTGNYVIPRLPAGDYRVVASSSNMLTEVWDDIQCPPGGCLSAGGTSIGVTPTVTIGGKDFDLFPAPQAPSILTQPRSQVVDAGQSAVLTVHASGQPQPILQWYLGQSGDTSSPISGATSSTYDTGPVTANTAYWVRVSNGVGTVDSAAATVAVNPGAYGGLVGGSGGGVTTGGGTIGPGAHRRGGRASGGGGTTGPSRPVAPTVTKPRSQSR; from the coding sequence ATGGCCAGCGAGTCGTTCCAGCCACTGAGGCGCCTGGCGGCGCTCTTCGTCGCGATGTTTGCGATTCCCTCCATGGCGCTCGCGCAGACGGGAGGCATTTCCGGAGTCGTCACTGGCGCTGGCAACCCTCTCGCTGGAGTCGTCGTCAACATCTACGATGCGTCACAGGACTTCGTCAAGTCGTCGCAGCCAACGAATGCCACGGGGAACTACGATGTGCTGGGACTCGCCGACGGGCCGTACTACGCGTACGCCACGGGCGCCGGAGGGTTCGTCAGTACGTTGTATCCGGACATTCCGTGCGTCGGAGGCCCCAATCACGGCTCCTCGTATTGCGGGCTCTCGACCGGCGGGCAGATCGTCGTAGCGGGCGGATCCGTCAGCGGTGGCATCGACTTCGCTCTGCAGCTTGGCGGAAGCATCGCCGGTAGCGTTGCCGTTGACGGTGCGCCCTATGCCGGGGCGACCGTCGAGTTGCATCTCGACCTTGGGCAGAGCGCCTCATGGATCGCCAAGACCACAGTCACGAGCGCGGGCGGTGCCTATCAGATCGGCGGACTGCCAGTGGGTGACTACTATGTGTGGGCTGGCAACACGACTGGAGGTGGCGCTGGGGGGTATGTCCCCGAGTTGTTCTCGGAAATCCCCTGCCGGAAGCCAAGCCTTTCGAGCATTCCTAGGACTGGCGGCTGCAGTCTCGCCACTGCCACCGTGGTCTCGGTGACCGCCGGCGGAATTGCGCCTGCCGATTTCGATCTTGAACCGGGTTCGGCCATCCGCGGAACCGCCTGGGTCGATGGCCTTCCCGCCACAGGTGTCTTCGTCGACACGACGATCAATCCATTCGGGCTGGGCGCCGCTGGCGCTTCGCCCATCACCGGCCGCTATCTTTTCAGCGGTGCCAGCGCGGGTCAGACCACGCTGTACGCAGCAGGCAACGGGTACACGGCTCAGCCCGGCGCGCCCGTCGATATCGCTGCCGGTGGGCAGGTGATCGACGGCCCCGTTTTCAATCTCGCGCCAAGCCCTCGGTTCCGCATCATCAGGCAGCCACTAACACAGAGCGTCACGTCTGGAGGTTCGGTCAGCCTCAGTGCGCTGGCGGACGGCGTCCCTCCGTTGTCGTTCCAGTGGTATGCGGGCGCCTCGGGAGACACGTCCTCGCCGATCGGCGGAGCCACGAGTCGCGAGTACGTCACGCCGGCGGTGACGACCCCAACGAGCTACTGGGTGCGCGTGACGAGCAACGCAGGCAGCCTCGATTCAGCGACAGCCAACGTCACGATCGCGCCTGCTGGAACTGGCTCGTTTTCCGGACGAATCACGAGCTCGAACCAGCCCATCGAAGGCACGTACGTCAATGTGTACTCGAGCAGCGAGCAGTTCGTGAAGGCGTCGGTGCCGACCAGCGCTTCAGGTGCGTTCTCGGTCGCGGGCTTGTCCCCCGGGAACTACTACGCGTTCGTTTCGCCGTTCCCGATGGCCGTGTCCGGCAACGTGTCGGGCTGGACGCTGGCGATGTCGCCGGCGTATCCGTGGACGGACGTCCTCTATCCGAGCACCCCGTGTGCAAGTGAGCCCAAGAACAGCGGCACCTACTGCCGCATCAACACGGGCACACCGATTACCGTCAGTGCCGATGCCGAGACGTCCGGGATCGACGTCAATATTCCGATGGGAGGCGTGATCGCGGGCGCGATCACGGTTCAGGGAGAGATTCCGAATCCCACGGCTGGCACGCAGGTGTCGGTCATCCTGGATTCGGTGGCGGTGCCATTCGTGGTGGCGAACGGGCACGTGGACCCGACGGGAAACTACGTGATCCCACGACTCCCAGCCGGCGACTATCGCGTCGTGGCGAGTTCGAGCAACATGCTCACCGAGGTCTGGGACGACATCCAATGCCCCCCAGGGGGGTGTCTATCGGCGGGGGGGACGTCGATTGGCGTGACGCCGACCGTCACCATCGGCGGCAAGGACTTCGATCTCTTTCCGGCTCCGCAGGCGCCCTCAATTCTGACCCAGCCGCGCAGCCAGGTCGTCGATGCGGGGCAGTCAGCGGTTCTGACCGTCCACGCGTCCGGACAGCCTCAACCGATCTTGCAGTGGTATCTCGGTCAGAGCGGCGACACGTCGAGCCCCATTTCGGGGGCGACGTCGTCCACCTACGACACGGGGCCCGTGACCGCGAACACGGCGTACTGGGTGCGGGTCTCGAACGGCGTGGGCACGGTGGACTCCGCGGCGGCGACCGTCGCCGTGAACCCCGGCGCGTACGGCGGGCTCGTGGGTGGCAGCGGCGGCGGCGTCACGACGGGCGGCGGCACCATCGGCCCCGGCGCTCACCGGCGAGGAGGACGCGCGAGTGGAGGAGGGGGGACCACCGGTCCGTCACGACCGGTCGCGCCCACCGTCACGAAGCCGCGAAGCCAGAGCCGTTAG
- a CDS encoding winged helix-turn-helix domain-containing protein, whose product MRLVFGAFVLDLAQRRLFSGEAEVHLQPKAFDLLRALVDARPRALSKDEILAAVWPGVYVSENTLATVVRDLRTALGDDAARPQYIRTAYGYGYAFVGVAAPDGESADRRPFSGWRLLHDHREIRLREGDNILGRTGHDVVVFDSPTVSRHHAAIRVAGERATVEDLGSKNGTWIGATPVTGPTGLTGGAALRLGSVVVTVQFATEVPTTKTARGLSRRR is encoded by the coding sequence ATGCGACTCGTCTTCGGAGCGTTCGTCCTGGACCTGGCCCAGCGACGGCTGTTCTCGGGTGAGGCCGAAGTGCACCTGCAGCCGAAGGCCTTCGACCTGCTACGGGCCCTCGTCGACGCGCGGCCCAGGGCGCTCAGCAAGGACGAGATCCTGGCCGCCGTGTGGCCGGGCGTGTACGTGAGCGAGAACACGCTCGCCACGGTGGTGCGCGATCTCCGCACCGCGCTGGGCGACGACGCCGCACGCCCGCAGTACATCCGCACGGCCTACGGGTATGGATACGCGTTCGTCGGCGTCGCGGCGCCGGACGGCGAGTCGGCGGATCGGCGCCCGTTCTCGGGCTGGCGCCTCCTCCACGATCATCGTGAGATCCGGCTGCGCGAGGGCGACAACATCCTGGGCCGCACCGGTCACGACGTCGTGGTCTTCGACTCTCCGACCGTCTCCAGGCATCACGCGGCCATCCGCGTCGCCGGCGAGCGCGCGACGGTCGAGGACCTGGGCAGCAAGAACGGCACCTGGATCGGCGCCACGCCCGTGACCGGGCCCACCGGGCTGACCGGAGGCGCCGCGCTGCGCCTGGGTTCGGTGGTGGTCACCGTTCAGTTCGCCACCGAGGTGCCGACGACGAAGACGGCGCGCGGGCTGTCGCGCCGCCGCTGA